The Erythrobacter sp. JK5 genome includes a region encoding these proteins:
- a CDS encoding thioredoxin domain-containing protein yields the protein MTVTRATPFRRLAIVALAAPLSLALAGCNGSDDPEGAPSGEAIAAIPAPAGTTWLDTVTVTPEMGYLVGNPEAPIKLVEYASHTCNACAFFATNAKTPLKENYISTGVVAFEQRELIRNSFDLVMATLVQCGPKESMQPLSDQAWQSFSDIMNGIQANPEAVNASGELPPEQRFVRVAEVTGLIDFFAARGLSADQARSCLADTAKIEAIAKASDEQAKEFNVTGTPTFFLNGSRVEGISWEDIEPALQRAGARKE from the coding sequence ATGACTGTCACCCGCGCCACACCGTTCCGTCGCCTCGCGATCGTCGCTCTTGCCGCTCCGCTGTCGCTGGCGCTCGCCGGATGCAACGGTTCGGACGATCCCGAAGGGGCTCCGTCAGGCGAAGCGATCGCCGCGATCCCCGCGCCCGCAGGCACTACGTGGCTCGATACGGTCACGGTCACGCCGGAAATGGGCTATCTCGTCGGCAATCCCGAGGCGCCGATCAAACTCGTCGAATACGCATCGCACACCTGTAATGCCTGCGCCTTTTTCGCGACCAACGCGAAAACGCCGCTGAAGGAGAATTACATTTCGACCGGTGTGGTCGCGTTCGAACAGCGCGAACTGATCCGCAATTCGTTCGACCTGGTGATGGCCACGCTGGTGCAGTGCGGGCCGAAGGAAAGCATGCAGCCGCTGTCGGATCAGGCGTGGCAGAGCTTCAGCGACATCATGAACGGCATCCAGGCCAATCCCGAAGCGGTCAACGCTTCCGGCGAACTGCCGCCCGAACAGCGCTTCGTCCGGGTCGCCGAAGTCACCGGGCTGATCGATTTCTTCGCCGCGCGCGGGCTGTCGGCCGATCAGGCGCGCAGCTGCCTGGCCGATACCGCCAAGATCGAGGCGATCGCCAAGGCCTCCGACGAACAGGCGAAGGAATTCAACGTCACCGGCACCCCGACCTTCTTCCTCAACGGCTCCCGCGTCGAAGGGATCAGCTGGGAAGACATCGAACCCGCCTTGCAGCGCGCCGGCGCTCGCAAGGAATAG
- a CDS encoding thioredoxin domain-containing protein, producing MTALAAALALTGPASAQQQDLSNSESAFDNSPRKGNWQTVIVTTERGHLIGNPRADAQLIEFVSYTCGHCASFTAQGEPALDLVLLIPGKASLEVRPVIRNALDLTVSLLAACGDAKDFKARHRAFMTSQDRWLGKARQAPASQQAIWARGDRAARLNAASALDLDDTLIQRGQSIAEVNACLSDDVAARALIDNSNADRTEFGVPGTPSFALDGALLEGVHSWEALYPVLSARFKPDNSAGNAGD from the coding sequence GTGACCGCGCTCGCAGCCGCGCTGGCCCTGACCGGCCCAGCGAGCGCGCAGCAGCAGGACCTGTCCAACTCGGAAAGCGCGTTCGACAACTCACCGCGCAAGGGCAATTGGCAGACGGTGATCGTGACGACAGAACGCGGCCACCTGATCGGCAATCCGCGCGCCGATGCGCAGCTGATCGAATTCGTCAGCTATACCTGCGGACACTGCGCCAGCTTTACCGCGCAGGGAGAACCGGCGCTCGATCTGGTGTTGCTGATCCCCGGCAAGGCCAGCCTCGAAGTGCGGCCGGTGATCCGCAACGCGCTCGACCTTACCGTTTCGCTGCTGGCCGCATGCGGCGATGCCAAGGATTTCAAGGCCCGGCACCGGGCATTCATGACCTCGCAGGATCGCTGGCTGGGCAAGGCGCGGCAGGCTCCGGCGAGCCAGCAGGCGATCTGGGCGCGCGGCGATCGTGCGGCGCGGCTGAACGCCGCGAGCGCGCTCGACCTCGACGACACGCTGATCCAGCGCGGACAATCGATCGCCGAAGTGAATGCCTGCCTGTCGGACGATGTCGCCGCCCGCGCGCTGATCGACAACAGCAACGCCGACCGCACCGAATTCGGGGTCCCCGGAACGCCGAGCTTCGCGCTCGATGGCGCGCTGCTCGAAGGCGTGCATTCCTGGGAAGCGCTCTACCCGGTGCTTTCGGCGCGGTTCAAGCCCGACAATTCAGCCGGGAATGCAGGCGACTAG
- a CDS encoding DUF721 domain-containing protein, with amino-acid sequence MAARAMGSDKTTGSNKGRQARHFTRPRGGGPKPIGELMPQIGRTAFRRFGFVQSSVVTRWPEIVGPHHAKVCSPEAIRFPPGEKCEGILQLVVTPAHAPLIQQVTPEIIDRVNRFFGYNAVSRVKLRQGAVKPTHAEKPAKPPPSLKSIPMELGDSLRDIGDPELRTVLESLARSFDQGEQKDDDT; translated from the coding sequence ATGGCTGCGCGCGCAATGGGAAGCGACAAGACCACAGGTTCGAACAAGGGCAGGCAGGCGCGGCACTTCACCCGCCCGCGCGGCGGCGGGCCGAAGCCGATCGGCGAACTCATGCCCCAGATCGGGCGCACCGCGTTCCGCCGATTCGGCTTTGTGCAAAGCTCGGTCGTCACGCGCTGGCCCGAAATCGTCGGCCCGCACCATGCGAAAGTGTGCAGCCCCGAAGCGATCCGCTTTCCACCCGGCGAGAAGTGCGAAGGGATCCTGCAGCTCGTCGTTACCCCGGCGCATGCGCCGCTGATCCAGCAGGTCACGCCGGAAATCATCGACCGCGTAAACCGGTTTTTCGGATACAATGCGGTATCGCGGGTCAAGCTTCGGCAAGGCGCGGTTAAGCCGACGCATGCTGAAAAGCCCGCCAAACCGCCGCCTTCGCTCAAGTCGATACCGATGGAACTCGGCGACAGTTTGCGCGATATCGGCGATCCGGAACTGCGCACCGTGCTCGAATCGCTCGCGCGCAGTTTCGACCAGGGCGAACAGAAGGACGACGACACCTAG
- a CDS encoding A/G-specific adenine glycosylase, which yields MTASISSTLLHWYDRHARVLAWRNPPGAALPDDPAWPYRVWLSEVMLQQTTVAAVKPFFEKFTAIWPTIEDLAAASEDDVMAAWAGLGYYSRARNLVKCAREVAARGGFPRTEQGLRELPGLGAYTAAAIAAIAFGEHAVVVDANVERVVARLFAIAEPLPGARKEIRERAEDITPQERAGDFAQAMMDLGSGICTSKAPRCLLCPISDHCRGLKAGEPERLPVKPPKKARPERRGTAYWIERDEHVWLVTRDGKGMLGGMRALPDDGWTARADGSPRAGEWEMLGVVRHAFTHAQLTLAVVRDTGAAPPEGAGEWWPIARIEDAGLPTLFAKAARLVLSRD from the coding sequence GTGACCGCCAGCATCTCCTCCACGCTGCTCCACTGGTACGACCGACATGCGCGCGTGCTCGCATGGCGCAACCCGCCCGGCGCGGCGCTGCCCGACGATCCGGCCTGGCCCTATCGCGTCTGGCTGTCCGAGGTGATGCTGCAGCAGACCACCGTTGCCGCAGTGAAACCCTTTTTCGAGAAGTTCACCGCGATCTGGCCCACCATCGAGGATCTCGCCGCCGCGAGCGAGGATGACGTCATGGCGGCGTGGGCGGGGCTGGGATATTATTCGCGCGCCCGCAACCTGGTGAAATGTGCGCGCGAAGTCGCGGCACGCGGCGGCTTTCCCCGGACCGAGCAGGGCCTGCGCGAACTGCCAGGGCTGGGGGCCTACACCGCGGCGGCCATCGCTGCGATCGCGTTCGGCGAGCATGCGGTGGTGGTCGATGCCAATGTCGAGCGGGTGGTGGCGCGGCTGTTCGCGATCGCGGAGCCACTGCCCGGCGCGCGCAAGGAAATCCGCGAGCGCGCCGAGGACATAACGCCGCAAGAGCGCGCTGGCGATTTCGCGCAGGCGATGATGGATCTCGGGTCGGGCATCTGCACTTCCAAGGCTCCGCGCTGCCTGCTGTGCCCGATCTCGGATCATTGCCGGGGCCTGAAAGCGGGAGAACCCGAACGCCTGCCGGTCAAGCCGCCCAAGAAGGCCAGGCCGGAGCGGCGCGGCACCGCCTACTGGATCGAGCGCGACGAGCATGTCTGGCTGGTCACGCGCGACGGCAAGGGAATGCTCGGCGGCATGCGGGCGTTGCCCGACGATGGCTGGACGGCACGCGCGGACGGCTCGCCGCGGGCGGGTGAGTGGGAGATGCTCGGCGTGGTGCGCCACGCCTTCACGCATGCGCAACTCACGCTCGCGGTCGTGCGCGACACGGGCGCGGCACCGCCCGAAGGTGCGGGCGAGTGGTGGCCGATCGCACGGATCGAGGATGCCGGCCTGCCGACCCTGTTCGCCAAGGCCGCCCGGCTGGTGTTATCGCGCGACTAG
- a CDS encoding serine hydrolase, translated as MAFRTFDQPHLSRRSLIRSGGYLAAAATLSTLPFGRQLLAHDVSDSWPNVAAMAEKYVSERKLANMLLTFGWGQQDMAHTVGGGTLSLAGSAEVDQDSLFRIYSMTKPITGMATMILIDEGKLGLDQPLYDVLPKFRDTPVLVDPEGPLDDTVPQERPITIRHLLTHTAGLGYLITSKGPQLEAYRKAGIVGGRVSRMPIPGIPPVEPAPGLEVWADRLAEIPLTVQPATKWIYSCSLDLLGRVIEVASGTDFETFLNQRIFEPCGMTSTWMTVPQGETGRMTDNYGIVAGTPFPIDPGVNTIYLDDPGVPSGGGGLVSSPKDYDRFLRMLLGYGTIDGNRVMSEEAVRVGSSNLIPTTVDMTGSWMEGQGHGAGGRSLGSTFGWGGAAGTLGAVDFSLGLRSALWTQYMPTEAYPVRDEFLAALELDLKAMRSDKAA; from the coding sequence ATGGCCTTCCGCACTTTCGACCAGCCCCACCTGTCGCGTCGTTCGCTGATTCGCAGCGGGGGCTACCTCGCCGCCGCTGCGACGCTTTCGACGCTGCCATTCGGCCGACAGCTGCTGGCGCACGATGTCAGCGATAGCTGGCCCAATGTCGCGGCGATGGCGGAGAAATACGTATCGGAGCGCAAGCTCGCCAACATGCTGCTGACGTTCGGCTGGGGCCAGCAGGACATGGCGCATACGGTCGGCGGCGGCACGCTGTCGCTCGCGGGCAGCGCCGAAGTCGACCAGGATTCGCTCTTCCGCATCTATTCGATGACCAAGCCGATCACCGGCATGGCGACCATGATCCTGATCGACGAGGGCAAGCTCGGCCTCGACCAACCGCTCTACGACGTCTTGCCGAAATTTCGCGACACGCCGGTGCTGGTCGATCCCGAGGGGCCGCTGGACGATACCGTTCCGCAGGAGCGGCCGATCACGATCCGCCACTTGCTGACCCACACCGCCGGGCTGGGCTATCTCATCACCAGCAAGGGCCCGCAGCTCGAGGCCTATCGCAAGGCGGGCATCGTCGGCGGACGGGTCAGCCGCATGCCGATCCCGGGGATTCCGCCGGTCGAACCCGCGCCGGGTCTCGAGGTCTGGGCCGACCGGCTGGCCGAGATTCCGCTGACCGTGCAGCCGGCCACCAAGTGGATCTATTCCTGCAGTCTCGACCTGCTCGGCAGGGTGATCGAAGTTGCTTCGGGCACCGATTTCGAGACCTTCCTCAACCAACGCATTTTCGAACCCTGCGGCATGACGAGCACGTGGATGACCGTGCCGCAAGGCGAGACCGGGCGGATGACCGACAATTACGGCATCGTCGCGGGCACCCCGTTCCCGATCGATCCGGGCGTCAACACGATCTATCTCGACGATCCAGGCGTCCCCTCGGGCGGCGGCGGCCTGGTTTCGAGCCCGAAGGATTACGATCGTTTCCTGCGCATGCTGCTCGGCTACGGCACGATCGACGGCAACCGGGTGATGAGCGAGGAAGCGGTGCGGGTCGGCAGCTCCAACCTGATCCCGACGACGGTCGACATGACCGGATCGTGGATGGAAGGGCAGGGCCATGGCGCAGGCGGGCGTTCGCTGGGCAGCACCTTCGGCTGGGGCGGTGCGGCTGGCACGCTCGGCGCGGTCGATTTCAGTCTCGGCCTGCGCTCGGCGCTTTGGACCCAATATATGCCGACCGAAGCCTATCCGGTGCGTGACGAGTTCCTCGCCGCGCTGGAGCTCGACCTGAAGGCGATGCGCTCCGACAAAGCCGCCTGA
- the nudC gene encoding NAD(+) diphosphatase has translation MHHPAHPELPRTGPIAFAGSPIDRADQIRVDPDKLASHMNWRAKVLLLDGLLPQMDDAGGLLWGTLADVDPEAELVFLGLLDGKACFAAVPGEGATGPAYAMPRAWQAIQQLTPPDLAIYGGARSLVDWHARHKFCARCGSGTKIAKGGWQRTCESCDAQHFPRTDPVTIMLVENDGRLLLGRQPRFPPRSFSALAGFVEPGETIEEAVAREVWEEAGLRVRDVEYIATQPWPFPSQLMIGCYSQTDETEITLDIEELEEARWFTRDEVQHAMDTIGSEEGPFNAPPPAAIAHSLLRWWLEKDA, from the coding sequence ATGCACCATCCCGCGCATCCCGAACTGCCGCGAACCGGGCCGATCGCCTTCGCCGGGTCGCCGATCGACCGCGCGGACCAGATCCGGGTCGATCCGGACAAGCTCGCGAGCCACATGAACTGGCGCGCCAAGGTGCTGTTGCTCGACGGGCTGTTGCCGCAGATGGACGATGCAGGCGGGTTGCTGTGGGGCACGCTCGCCGACGTCGATCCGGAAGCGGAACTGGTGTTCCTCGGCCTGCTTGACGGCAAGGCGTGCTTTGCCGCCGTGCCGGGCGAGGGCGCGACGGGGCCGGCCTATGCGATGCCACGCGCGTGGCAGGCGATCCAGCAGCTCACGCCGCCCGACCTCGCGATCTATGGCGGGGCACGCAGCCTCGTCGATTGGCACGCCCGCCACAAATTCTGCGCCCGCTGTGGCTCGGGCACCAAGATCGCTAAGGGCGGCTGGCAGCGAACCTGCGAAAGCTGCGATGCGCAGCACTTCCCGCGCACCGATCCGGTCACGATCATGCTGGTCGAGAACGATGGACGATTGCTGCTCGGGCGCCAGCCGCGGTTCCCGCCGCGCAGCTTTTCCGCGCTGGCGGGCTTTGTCGAGCCGGGCGAGACGATCGAGGAAGCGGTTGCGCGCGAGGTATGGGAAGAGGCCGGCCTGCGCGTCCGCGACGTCGAATATATCGCGACCCAGCCGTGGCCGTTCCCGAGCCAGCTGATGATCGGCTGCTACTCGCAGACCGACGAGACCGAGATCACGCTCGATATCGAGGAGCTGGAGGAAGCGCGCTGGTTCACCCGCGACGAGGTGCAGCACGCGATGGATACGATCGGCAGCGAAGAAGGGCCGTTCAATGCCCCGCCGCCTGCCGCGATCGCGCACAGTCTGCTACGCTGGTGGCTGGAGAAGGACGCATGA
- a CDS encoding DsbA family oxidoreductase translates to MTTPENVTIDIYSDVMCPWCAIGYGQLTKALGALEGEIEAEVRWRPFELNPDMPAEGEEQEAHLRRKYGRSAEEGAAVRGQMKAIAESAGVSLAYEGDGEAPAAMMWNTRDAHKLLGWALEQAGPQVQTRLKLALFESHFNHRKRIGEREVLLDIAAEVGLHREAAKAALEDADLEARVVAEERQAWDLNISGVPAMIINGKFMVPGAQPPETYVNVLRRVVEKSRTAAEHSAG, encoded by the coding sequence ATGACCACGCCAGAAAACGTCACCATCGATATCTATTCCGACGTGATGTGCCCGTGGTGCGCAATCGGATACGGTCAGCTGACCAAGGCGCTGGGCGCACTCGAAGGCGAGATCGAGGCCGAAGTGCGCTGGCGCCCGTTCGAGCTCAATCCCGACATGCCGGCCGAAGGCGAAGAGCAGGAAGCGCACCTGCGCCGCAAATATGGCCGCAGCGCCGAGGAAGGCGCGGCGGTGCGCGGACAGATGAAGGCGATTGCCGAAAGCGCGGGCGTGTCGCTCGCCTACGAAGGTGATGGCGAAGCGCCCGCCGCGATGATGTGGAACACCCGCGATGCGCACAAGCTGCTGGGCTGGGCGCTGGAGCAGGCCGGGCCGCAGGTCCAGACGCGGCTGAAACTCGCCCTGTTCGAATCGCATTTCAACCATCGCAAGCGGATCGGCGAGCGCGAGGTGCTGCTCGATATCGCCGCCGAAGTCGGGCTCCACCGCGAAGCCGCCAAGGCCGCGCTAGAGGACGCCGATCTCGAAGCGCGCGTCGTCGCCGAGGAACGGCAGGCGTGGGACCTCAACATCAGCGGCGTCCCCGCGATGATCATCAACGGCAAGTTCATGGTTCCCGGCGCGCAGCCGCCCGAAACCTACGTCAACGTGCTGCGGCGCGTGGTCGAAAAGTCGCGCACGGCGGCGGAACACAGCGCGGGCTGA
- a CDS encoding DUF1295 domain-containing protein, producing MKSILIVIAVTVFALAFALFAGAGSVEVYGVNAFLDCAFVALAVNWLAFIPAAIAQSDKYYDSVGAITYLSVTGFAVYAAWSALGTLDARAIVLAAMVALWCIRLGTFLYIRIKAKGGSDSRFEKIKTRPTRFLVAWTLQALWVILTASAALIAITTTDPHPIGVWFWIGAAVWVAGITIEAVADAQKSKFKSDPENDGDFIDVGLWKWSRHPNYFGEITLWTGILIMAIPVLSGLSWLAVISPLFVTLLLTKISGINLQEKQAQERWGDDPAYREYRRNTPALFPKPPKS from the coding sequence ATGAAAAGCATTCTCATCGTCATCGCCGTTACGGTCTTCGCACTGGCCTTCGCGCTGTTTGCGGGGGCGGGCAGCGTCGAGGTTTACGGCGTCAACGCCTTTCTGGACTGTGCATTCGTCGCGCTGGCGGTGAATTGGCTGGCCTTCATCCCGGCGGCGATCGCGCAGTCGGACAAGTATTACGACAGCGTCGGCGCGATCACCTATCTTAGCGTGACCGGCTTCGCCGTCTATGCCGCCTGGTCCGCGCTCGGCACGCTCGATGCGCGCGCGATCGTGCTGGCCGCGATGGTGGCGCTGTGGTGCATCCGGCTGGGCACGTTCCTGTATATCCGCATCAAGGCCAAGGGCGGCTCGGATTCGCGCTTCGAGAAGATCAAGACGAGGCCGACCCGGTTCCTGGTGGCGTGGACGCTGCAGGCGCTGTGGGTGATACTGACTGCGTCGGCAGCACTGATTGCGATCACGACCACCGATCCGCATCCGATCGGCGTGTGGTTCTGGATCGGCGCGGCGGTCTGGGTGGCGGGCATCACGATCGAAGCGGTCGCCGATGCGCAGAAAAGCAAGTTCAAGTCCGACCCCGAAAACGACGGCGATTTCATCGATGTCGGCCTGTGGAAGTGGTCGCGCCACCCGAACTACTTCGGCGAGATCACCCTGTGGACCGGGATCCTGATCATGGCGATCCCGGTGCTGTCGGGCCTGTCGTGGCTCGCCGTCATCTCGCCGCTTTTCGTGACCCTGCTGTTGACCAAAATAAGCGGGATCAACCTGCAGGAAAAGCAGGCGCAGGAACGCTGGGGCGACGATCCCGCGTATCGCGAATACCGCAGGAACACCCCCGCACTGTTTCCCAAACCGCCCAAATCGTGA
- a CDS encoding cytochrome c has translation MIAAPVMALLAACGGGAGDAPAAEGDPPAEIKVRQDNFEAIGDSFKLIRNELELENPDFLALQAAATDINDRAARLDGYFPSGSGRAEDWDTEALAAIWEKPEEFTAAQQKLIEESGRMVEIVKGGDAAAVGEQVKALGASCKNCHDTFRLDDE, from the coding sequence ATGATTGCCGCTCCGGTGATGGCGTTGCTCGCTGCCTGTGGCGGCGGAGCAGGCGATGCTCCCGCAGCCGAGGGCGATCCGCCCGCCGAGATCAAGGTCCGTCAGGACAATTTCGAAGCCATCGGAGACAGTTTCAAACTGATCCGCAACGAACTGGAACTGGAGAACCCCGACTTCCTCGCGCTTCAGGCGGCTGCAACCGACATCAATGACCGTGCCGCGCGGCTTGACGGATACTTCCCCTCCGGTTCGGGCAGGGCTGAAGATTGGGACACCGAAGCGCTTGCAGCGATCTGGGAAAAGCCGGAGGAATTCACTGCGGCCCAACAGAAGCTCATCGAGGAAAGCGGGCGCATGGTGGAGATCGTCAAGGGCGGTGACGCCGCAGCAGTGGGCGAGCAGGTCAAGGCGCTGGGCGCATCGTGCAAGAACTGCCACGATACGTTCCGTCTCGACGACGAATGA
- a CDS encoding cytochrome b/b6 domain-containing protein, translating into METRPVKVWDWPVRVTHWSFAVLVPAMWITAENSQMGLHMQIGHVLLALVIFRLIWGFIGTDTARFANFVKGPRVVLAYLRGGYDHQREIGHNPLGALAVLALLGAMGAQVGMGLFAGDPFDGATGPLNPLVGVMTADWLTDTHEWFVYVVFAMIGLHLAAIGVYGVMRMQNLIGPIIVGKAEKAEGVADNSSPSLTALVIAVAVSVAIAAWIYSGAPPLS; encoded by the coding sequence ATGGAGACCAGGCCGGTAAAGGTATGGGATTGGCCGGTGCGGGTGACACACTGGTCCTTTGCCGTACTGGTCCCCGCGATGTGGATCACAGCCGAAAACTCGCAGATGGGACTGCACATGCAGATTGGCCACGTGCTGCTGGCGCTGGTGATCTTCCGCCTCATCTGGGGGTTCATCGGCACCGACACCGCGCGCTTTGCCAATTTCGTGAAAGGTCCGAGGGTGGTGCTGGCATACCTGCGCGGAGGCTATGACCATCAGCGCGAAATCGGCCACAACCCGCTTGGCGCGCTGGCCGTGCTCGCACTGCTCGGCGCGATGGGTGCGCAAGTCGGCATGGGTCTGTTCGCAGGCGATCCCTTTGACGGCGCGACCGGACCCCTCAATCCGCTGGTCGGAGTGATGACCGCCGACTGGCTGACCGACACCCACGAATGGTTCGTCTATGTCGTTTTCGCCATGATCGGCCTGCACCTCGCGGCGATCGGTGTCTACGGCGTGATGCGGATGCAGAACCTGATCGGCCCGATCATTGTCGGAAAAGCCGAGAAGGCCGAAGGGGTTGCGGACAATTCGAGTCCGTCGCTGACTGCTTTGGTCATTGCCGTGGCCGTGTCCGTCGCCATCGCGGCCTGGATCTATTCGGGCGCACCGCCGCTTTCTTGA
- a CDS encoding DUF1489 family protein, whose translation MPLHLTKIAFGAQSYADIESWYAGRRSPYLTTKYRPTKWEQCIGGSLYWIHQHAIVARSEITGFTQGDDGRWRIELKPELVRVAPRTKRAHQGWRYLKGEPPRDLAPDEDIGDALPGKLAARLERLGLV comes from the coding sequence ATGCCCCTCCACCTGACCAAGATCGCGTTCGGCGCGCAGAGCTATGCCGATATCGAAAGCTGGTACGCCGGCCGCCGCAGCCCCTACCTGACGACCAAGTATCGTCCGACCAAGTGGGAACAGTGCATCGGCGGCTCGCTCTACTGGATACACCAGCATGCGATCGTCGCGCGCTCGGAAATCACCGGGTTCACGCAGGGTGACGACGGGCGCTGGCGGATCGAACTGAAGCCCGAACTGGTGCGCGTCGCCCCCCGCACCAAGCGCGCGCATCAGGGCTGGCGCTACCTCAAGGGCGAGCCCCCGCGCGACCTCGCGCCGGACGAGGACATCGGCGACGCGCTGCCCGGGAAACTGGCAGCAAGGCTGGAACGGCTGGGGCTGGTTTGA
- the mgtE gene encoding magnesium transporter yields the protein MVDPTRLDDELMVADAPEEEVRPDDRIDDERHDEENRLKPEYVDAVEDALDAGDKGAVYDLVEPLHPADIADLIELLGKGARAQLAAAITDLMTSDVVAELNDHVREDMMEALAPEAVAAITEQLETDDAVQLLEDLDEDDQRAIIAELEPETQAAVESALSYPEETAGRLMNRHVMAVPEHLTVGDLIDYLRIEGDLNHDFFEVFVIDAAHHPVGTCALNWVLTTPRWVKLTDIMKRDQTLIPVTMDQEEVALMFQKYALISAAVVDENGRLVGQMTVDDIVHIISEEAGEDALLLSGAGDGDINEPIAEAYSSRVRWLIANLGTAVVASAIIAFFGAAIEQLVALAVLMPIVASIGGNAGTQTMAVAVRAIATNQLTRSNTWRIVWRELRVAILNGATVAVLIGIAAAVLFTPMMGVVIAVAMIVNIVVAGMAGVLVPVIFERLDQDPAVASSVFVTMITDSMGFFAFLGLAVLAGLAPLA from the coding sequence ATGGTCGATCCGACGCGCCTTGACGACGAACTGATGGTCGCCGACGCCCCCGAAGAGGAGGTGCGTCCCGACGACCGGATCGACGACGAACGGCACGACGAGGAAAACCGGCTCAAGCCCGAATATGTCGACGCGGTCGAAGACGCGCTCGACGCGGGGGACAAGGGCGCGGTCTACGACCTGGTCGAGCCGCTCCACCCCGCCGACATCGCCGACCTGATCGAATTGCTCGGCAAGGGCGCGCGCGCGCAGCTCGCCGCCGCGATCACCGATCTGATGACCAGCGATGTCGTCGCCGAGCTCAACGATCACGTCCGCGAGGACATGATGGAGGCGCTCGCGCCCGAAGCGGTCGCGGCGATCACCGAACAGCTCGAAACCGACGATGCGGTCCAGCTGCTCGAAGATCTCGACGAAGACGATCAGCGCGCGATCATCGCCGAGCTGGAGCCGGAGACGCAGGCCGCGGTCGAGAGCGCGCTGTCCTATCCGGAAGAGACCGCCGGGCGGCTGATGAACCGCCATGTGATGGCGGTGCCCGAGCACCTGACCGTCGGCGACCTGATCGATTATCTGCGCATCGAAGGCGACCTGAACCACGATTTCTTCGAAGTCTTCGTGATCGACGCCGCGCACCATCCGGTCGGCACCTGCGCGCTGAACTGGGTCCTCACCACCCCGCGCTGGGTCAAGCTGACCGATATCATGAAGCGCGACCAGACCCTGATCCCGGTGACGATGGATCAGGAGGAAGTCGCGCTGATGTTCCAGAAATACGCGCTGATTTCCGCCGCCGTGGTGGACGAGAACGGGCGGCTGGTCGGGCAGATGACGGTCGACGATATCGTCCACATCATCTCAGAGGAAGCGGGCGAGGACGCGCTGCTGCTATCGGGTGCGGGCGATGGCGATATCAACGAACCGATTGCCGAAGCCTATTCGAGCCGGGTGCGCTGGTTGATCGCCAATCTCGGCACGGCGGTGGTGGCGAGCGCAATCATCGCGTTCTTCGGCGCCGCGATCGAGCAGCTGGTGGCGCTCGCGGTGCTGATGCCGATCGTCGCCAGCATCGGCGGCAACGCCGGCACGCAGACGATGGCGGTGGCGGTGCGCGCGATCGCGACCAACCAGCTGACCCGATCGAACACCTGGCGGATCGTGTGGCGCGAACTGCGGGTCGCAATCCTCAACGGCGCGACCGTGGCGGTGCTGATCGGGATCGCGGCGGCGGTGCTATTCACGCCGATGATGGGCGTGGTGATCGCGGTGGCGATGATCGTCAACATCGTGGTCGCGGGAATGGCCGGGGTGCTGGTGCCGGTGATCTTCGAACGCCTCGATCAGGACCCGGCGGTGGCCTCCAGCGTGTTCGTGACGATGATTACCGATTCGATGGGCTTCTTCGCCTTCCTCGGCCTTGCCGTGCTGGCAGGCCTCGCGCCGCTCGCCTAG
- a CDS encoding peptidylprolyl isomerase, which yields MADKLTFTLDTGDGENKDVVIKLRPDLAPGHVERITELASEGFYDGVVFHRVIPGFMAQGGDPTGTGMGGSDKPDLKAEFNAEPHVEGTCSMARSQMPDSANSQFFICFEDAGFLDNQYTVWGQVESGMEHVHALPKGEPPASPGKIVKATVG from the coding sequence ATGGCCGACAAGCTCACTTTCACGCTCGACACCGGCGACGGCGAGAACAAGGACGTCGTCATCAAGCTGCGCCCCGATCTGGCCCCCGGCCACGTCGAGCGCATCACCGAGCTGGCAAGCGAAGGCTTTTACGACGGCGTGGTTTTCCACCGCGTGATCCCCGGCTTCATGGCGCAGGGCGGCGACCCGACCGGCACCGGCATGGGCGGCAGCGACAAGCCCGATCTCAAGGCCGAGTTCAATGCGGAGCCGCATGTGGAGGGCACCTGCTCGATGGCGCGTTCGCAGATGCCCGACAGCGCCAACAGCCAGTTCTTCATCTGCTTCGAAGACGCGGGCTTCCTCGACAACCAGTACACCGTCTGGGGCCAGGTCGAGAGCGGGATGGAACACGTCCATGCGCTGCCCAAGGGCGAGCCGCCGGCAAGCCCGGGCAAGATCGTCAAGGCGACGGTGGGCTGA